A region of Thermococcus piezophilus DNA encodes the following proteins:
- a CDS encoding glycine C-acetyltransferase, with product MGKLDWIREELQELKDKGLYVTIRKLESAQGPWVVIDGKKVLNMCSNNYLGLAAHPKIKEAAIRAILDYGVGAGAVRTIAGTMELHVELEEKLAKFKKREAAILFQSGYNANLGAISALLKKGEDGVFISEELNHASIIDGMRLSGAPKVIYKHLDMEDLKKRLEENKDKKKKIIVSDGVFSMDGDLAPLPEMAELAEQYDAILYIDDAHGEGVLGDSGRGIVDHFKLHDRVDFEMGTLSKAFGVIGGYVAGPEEAIEYLKQRGRPFLFSSAPNPPDVAAAIAAVEILQKSDELVRQLWDNTHFLQKGLRDLGYDLGNTKHPITPVMLYDEKLAQEFSKRLYEEYNIFAQAIVYPTVPLGTARIRLEPSAAHSKEDLQYVIDAFEDLGKKTGFLK from the coding sequence ATGGGGAAGCTCGACTGGATTAGGGAAGAACTTCAGGAGCTTAAGGACAAGGGGCTGTACGTGACCATAAGGAAGCTCGAAAGCGCCCAGGGGCCCTGGGTTGTCATTGATGGAAAGAAAGTTTTGAACATGTGCTCCAACAACTACCTCGGCCTTGCTGCACATCCCAAGATTAAGGAGGCCGCTATAAGGGCCATTCTCGACTACGGTGTTGGTGCCGGAGCGGTTAGGACCATAGCCGGAACTATGGAGCTCCACGTGGAGCTCGAAGAGAAACTGGCTAAGTTCAAGAAGAGAGAGGCTGCTATACTCTTCCAGAGCGGTTATAACGCCAACCTGGGAGCTATAAGTGCGCTCCTCAAGAAGGGCGAGGATGGAGTATTCATTAGCGAGGAACTCAACCACGCGAGCATAATCGACGGAATGCGCCTCAGCGGCGCTCCAAAGGTCATTTACAAACACCTCGACATGGAAGACCTCAAAAAGAGGCTGGAGGAGAACAAGGACAAGAAGAAGAAAATCATCGTCAGCGACGGTGTCTTCTCGATGGACGGAGACCTTGCCCCGCTCCCTGAGATGGCAGAATTAGCTGAGCAGTATGATGCGATACTCTACATCGACGACGCCCACGGTGAGGGTGTCCTCGGAGACAGCGGAAGGGGTATAGTGGATCACTTCAAGCTCCACGACAGGGTTGACTTCGAGATGGGTACTCTCAGTAAAGCATTCGGTGTCATAGGTGGCTACGTTGCCGGTCCGGAGGAGGCCATCGAGTACTTAAAACAGAGGGGAAGACCGTTCCTCTTCTCGAGCGCTCCGAACCCGCCTGACGTTGCCGCGGCAATAGCGGCCGTTGAGATACTCCAGAAGAGCGACGAACTTGTCAGACAGCTCTGGGACAACACCCACTTCCTCCAGAAGGGCCTGAGAGACCTCGGCTACGACCTCGGCAACACCAAGCACCCGATTACCCCGGTCATGCTCTACGACGAGAAGCTGGCGCAGGAGTTTTCAAAGAGGCTCTACGAGGAGTACAACATCTTCGCGCAGGCCATAGTTTATCCGACTGTTCCGCTTGGAACTGCCAGAATAAGGCTCGAGCCGTCAGCGGCCCACAGCAAGGAGGACCTGCAGTACGTCATCGATGCCTTCGAGGACCTCGGAAAGAAAACCGGATTTTTGAAGTGA
- the endA gene encoding tRNA-intron lyase, which produces MKGPIEFKLSGDRVFSEREKAINQLHNKRYFGEVINGKLFLSLIEAAYLMERGKIKVLDGDKELSFEELFELGRKKDDQFDIKYLVYKDLRDRGYVVKSALKFGSHFRVYRRGMDEHSQWLIWVVPENLRFSPNDITARVRVAHGVRKNMVMAIVDEDNDVVYYKIEWVKF; this is translated from the coding sequence TTGAAGGGGCCGATAGAGTTTAAGCTCAGTGGTGACAGGGTCTTCAGCGAGAGGGAGAAGGCAATAAACCAGCTCCACAATAAGCGCTATTTCGGTGAGGTCATCAACGGGAAGCTCTTTCTTTCGCTCATAGAGGCGGCATACCTGATGGAGAGGGGTAAGATAAAGGTTCTTGACGGCGATAAAGAGCTCTCCTTTGAGGAGCTCTTTGAACTCGGCCGGAAAAAAGACGACCAGTTCGATATCAAGTACCTCGTTTATAAGGACCTGCGCGACAGGGGTTATGTCGTCAAGTCGGCCCTTAAGTTCGGCTCCCACTTCAGGGTTTACCGGCGCGGAATGGACGAGCACTCCCAGTGGCTGATATGGGTCGTCCCGGAGAACCTCCGCTTCAGCCCTAACGATATAACGGCTCGCGTGAGAGTTGCCCATGGCGTCAGGAAGAACATGGTCATGGCGATCGTTGATGAGGACAACGATGTCGTGTATTATAAGATTGAGTGGGTGAAGTTCTGA